In a genomic window of Rhinoderma darwinii isolate aRhiDar2 chromosome 10, aRhiDar2.hap1, whole genome shotgun sequence:
- the LOC142661456 gene encoding galactoside alpha-(1,2)-fucosyltransferase 2-like: MRNRFLLSLLHTSLKFQLRNKGVRFFIDESTLPTGNQERHKAKMELSNKKKKLFILGCMFMSFFVFFVLYRLQLHIEFLTFSANLPLALICPEKDNKPKTEEDVSDSSRNDIVAKCQHSGIWTVKPDGRLGNHMGEYAALYALAKANGRRAFILTDMHNYLAPIFQITLPVLHNNVARHVPFQEHWIHDWMSEEYNHIKGSFIRLTGYPCSWTFYHHLRDDIRREFTIHDYLKIEANRVLESIKGSRKNVTYIGVHVRRGDYVNVMPSVWKGVVADKGYLETAMNYFRNKYKEPIFVVTSNGMDWCKKNIDNSKGDVYFSGDGNESTPGKDFALLVGCNHTIMTIGTFGYWASYLVGGETIYLTNFTLPESEFLKLFHYDAAFLPKWIGIPADLSPLRH; encoded by the coding sequence GTGTTAGATTCTTTATCGATGAATCAACCTTACCAACCGGAAATCAGGAAAGGCACAAAGCAAAGATGGAGTTATCCAACAAGAAAAAGAAACTTTTTATATTGGGATGTATGTTTATGTCGTTCTTTGTGTTCTTTGTATTATACCGATTACAGCTCCATATAGAATTTTTGACATTTTCTGCTAATCTGCCTTTAGCTTTAATATGCCCAGAAAAAGACAACAAACCTAAAACAGAAGAGGATGTATCAGACTCTAGTCGCAATGACATAGTAGCTAAATGCCAACATTCAGGAATTTGGACTGTTAAACCCGACGGTAGGTTGGGAAATCACATGGGTGAATATGCTGCATTATATGCACTGGCCAAAGCAAATGGGCGTCGGGCTTTTATACTTACAGACATGCATAACTACTTAGCACCAATATTTCAAATCACACTGCCAGTTTTACATAACAATGTGGCCCGCCATGTTCCATTTCAAGAACACTGGATACATGACTGGATGTCAGAGGAATATAATCATATTAAAGGGAGTTTTATTCGACTGACAGGCTATCCTTGTTCATGGACATTTTATCATCACCTTCGAGACGATATTCGTCGGGAATTTACAATCCATGACTATCTTAAGATTGAGGCCAACCGAGTTCTGGAAAGTATAAAAGGTTCCCGAAAAAATGTAACCTACATTGGGGTCCATGTCCGGAGAGGTGATTATGTTAACGTCATGCCAAGTGTTTGGAAGGGTGTGGTCGCAGACAAAGGTTACTTGGAGACAGCCATGAACTATTTCCGAAATAAATATAAAGAGCCTATTTTTGTAGTGACCAGTAATGGAATGGACTGGTGTAAAAAGAACATTGATAATTCAAAGGGAGATGTCTATTTCTCAGGGGATGGCAATGAGTCAACTCCAGGCAAGGATTTTGCACTTCTGGTTGGCTGTAACCACACAATCATGACTATTGGAACATTTGGATACTGGGCAAGTTACCTGGTTGGAGGAGAAACTATTTACCTCACTAACTTTACGCTTCCTGAATCTGAATTCTTGAAACTTTTCCATTATGATGCTGCGTTCTTACCAAAGTGGATAGGGATTCCAGCTGACCTATCTCCACTACGGCACTAA